The genomic interval GTGCTATGGGTTAAGTTTCATCTCCTTTTCTACCGACAGCGTCGACATAAGAGCTTCCCCTCCCGCCCAGTTCACCCTCCCCCTAACCCACTCCCATCAAGGGAGAGGGAATTTTGCTTTGTCTCCCAACTAACTGCTTAACTTAGTTTTGAGTAGTTACCTTTGATGATACACCATCCCTAATCTGCAATCCGCCATCGAATCACTCCGGCGGCAGCTTCACGCAGGTCAACCAAAAGTCTTTGATGGTATTTACTACCTTCACGAAATCCTCCAGGTTGACCGGCTTAGTGATGTAGCAATTTGCATTAAGGTCGTAAACCTTGAAGATATCCTCTTCAGTCTTTGAGGTAGTCAGAACGATCACCGGGATACGTTTCAGATTTTCATCGGCTTTTATCTCGGCGAGCACCTCCCGGCCATCTTTCTTGGGCAGGTTCAAATCGAGCAAGATGAGTTCCGGACGAGGGGCATCAGCGTATTTACCCTTACGGCGCAGAAAGGCCATAGCCTCCACGCCGTCTTTAACCACGTGCAGGTTGTAACTCACCTTATTACCATCAAGGGCTTCCCTCATCAGGCGCACATCACCAGGGTTGTCTTCCACCAACAAGATCTCAACAGGCTTAACCATATTGTCCACCGATTCCCTCCTTGTCTGCTCAGGTAAAAGGCTGAAGGCTATCCACCTGAGCAGCCTTCATCCTTCAGCCTATCTACCGGTAGTCCTTTTTCACATCCCCCAAATCTTTATTTGCTTCCCCCGGTATGTTTCTTGCCGGCTAAAGATTTTCTCCTCCCAGGTCTTACTCTTGTCCCGGTCAAAAATCACCAGATGAGCTTCATCTGTCCCACAGCGGTCGGCATACTCCCAGGTCTGTTGGAGCCCTTTTCCAATGGTGCTGCTTAGAGAACCATTGACCAGCTTCAATTCGATCACTATTTGCTGCACACCACCAGGATAAGGCCAGATCAGCAGCAAATCAGTTCGAAGATGACCCAGACCGTACTCTCGCTCAATCCGGCCGCCACTATTGACAATCCTTTGCAGGAAGGCCTGAAGTAAAAGCTGCGGCCCGGGCTCCTTATAGTCAAACCGCTCTACCCAGTGCTTTGAGTGCTGGCGGAAAAATTGCTGGAAAGCCACCAGGAGCTTATCGGCGTCGAGACGGCCGTCTTCAGCCCGAATGTACCAAGACGGCTCCTGGCTGATGGTCAACTGGGTGGTATAGGTAAGCGCCCTGGGAATGACCTCCTGGTAGATCCGGTTGGCAATACGCAATTGACCCCTGGTGCTGATGAGACCAAGGTCTTCCACATATTGGACATCATCTTCGGACAACCGGTCTGGCTTTCCTCCTCCGGCTAAAATTGGTTCGATAACGCACCTAACTCGTTCTTCCTGAAGCTTATCGGCAAGCTGGTCAAGATGAGTTTCCCGCCTGAGGATAAGATTCTCTTTGGCCTCTATCACCATCTCAACTGTAATTGGTTGTGATCGCTCCCGGCCCCTGGTCATCTCGAAACAGGTCTCATAACCGAGGGCATTGACTAACCAAGGCTGTCCCTGGGTCAAATCCCAGATCATATCCAGTGTCTCGGAAGCAAACTGCTGTCCGGTCTCCTGGGTGTGTTGAGCGTAGAGGGTTTCAATTCCCGCCTGGTCAAAGTTGCCCAACCGCAAAGACTTAGCCTTGATGTTGAAGGCGCTGCCACCGGTGATGATGGCTTTTTCACGGTCCGAGTAAAGGCGGTAGTCTCGCACATCCCGCACCCCGCACAGCACAATACTCTGGGGAAAAAGGGACGGACGGTTGGGATACCCGGCCCGCAACTGCCGTAAGACTGAAATGAGGGTATCACCTATCAGGGCATCGATTTCATCTATCAGAAGCACCAGTGGGTTGGGGCTTACCTGGGCCCAGCGCCTGAGAATCTCCTCCAGGGCGCCCTCTCCCCCATATTTATTTAGCATATCCTCCCAGATATCATCTAAGAATGGGTCTCGCAGGAAATCACGGGCCTGCGAGGCCATTTTGCCCAAAATCGTTCTCATCCCCCGACTGACGTCTTCTCTGGCAGACTGGGCCATCTCCACGTTGAAGTAAAGGCGGCTGTACTTCCCCTCCTGATTCAGATAATCCATCAGGGCCAGCAAAGTCGAGGTTTTGCCTGTCTGACGGGGAGCGTGCAGCACAAAGTATTTCTTCTGGTCAATGAGAGTTAATATCTCAGCCAGATCGAATCTGGTTAAGGGAGGCAGACAATAATGATCCTCGCACCTGACCGGCCCGGCCGTGTTAAAAAAACGCATCAGCCTACCCTCCTCAATTGTTAATTGGTAACCGTTCAGCCACGGATGCACACAGATGAAACACGGATTTCCGTAAACCGTGTCCGGGAGTCGTGTCCGTGATTAGGTTGTAGGGACAACCCTTGTGGTTGTCCGCCTATGGGACGGACAGGGACAAGCTCTGTCCCTACAACTTCGCCTTCTGTCCTCTATTATTTATCCGTGCTAATCCGTGTCAATCAGTGGCTGAACGGTTACGTTAATTGTTAGTATACCCCATTATACTAATCCGGTCAAGCAGGATTTAGCTCTTCTGTGGCTTAAGGCCTCTGTCCCTGCCATCACGCCTTTATTGGCATGGTAAAATAAAAGGTCGATCCCTTGCCAGGTTCTGACTCCACCCAGATGCGTCCACCGTGGCGTTCTACAATCTTTTTACAGATGGCCAGGCCTACGCCGGTACCGGAATACTCAGCCCTGGTATGTAAGCGTTGGAATATTTGGAAAATGCGTTCGGCATATTCCGGCTCGATACCAATACCGTTGTCGCGGACTGAGAAGACCCACCCCTCCTTGATTTCGGATTTTGAGGCCGCCTTCCGCTTTTGGTATTCTGCCATTGACTTGACCGAGATATGGATGCGCGGCGGCTCTTGGCCGCGAAATTTGATGGCATTACTGATCAGGTTCTGAAACAACTGAACAAGCTGAGAGGCGTCGGTCATTATCGTCGGCAGGGGATCGTGAGTGATAATCGCCTCACTTTCCTTAATAGCCACCTGCAGGTTAGCCAGGGCATCTTCAAGGACAGCCGAGCAGTCGGCTGGCTCCAAAGACATGTCTCGCGTGCCGACCCGGGAATAAGCCAACAGGTCGTCAAGCAGCACCTTCATCCTGTTTGCCCCGTCTACAGTATAGCCAATAAACTCGTCGGCATTGGCATCGAGTCTGCCTTGGTAACGATCGGACAATAGCTGGACATAGCTGGCCACCATCCGCAAAGGCTCCTGCAGGTCATGTGAGGCCACATAAGCAAACTGCTCCAACTCGACATTGGAACGGGCCAACTCTGCCACGGTTTGCTCCAATTTTACCGCCGTTTGTTGGCGCTCGGTGATTTCCCGTTGAAGTTGTTCATTGGTCTTGGTGAGTTCGGCTGTCCGATTTTCTACCAGTTCCTCAAGTTGATCACGGTAGTTCCTCAATTCTTCCTCTGCTCGCTTGCGCGTGGTGATATCCCGGGTGACTCCCAGAATCCCTACCGGTTGGGTATCTTGATCGCGCAGGAAAGTCATGGTAGTCTCGACCCAGATGGTGGAGCCGTCCTTGCAAATCTCCTCCAACTCCAGCCTCCGTGAGCGGAACAGGTCCTTTGACTCCATATTCTCTATGGCCGTCTCTTCCGCCAGGGCCTTCATAACGACCTGGAAAGAGGCCGGGGTTAAAATCTCATCTATCCTCTGGGACAGAGCTTCTTCGACACTATAGCCCCGCAGACGGGCAATAGAAGGACTGATGTAGGTAAGCCGCAGGTTCATATCCATAGTCCAGATAACGTCTGTCACGTTCTCAGCCAGCAGACGATAGCGACTTTCACTTTCCCTGAGGGCATCTTCCGCCTCTTTGCGCTCGGTAATATTTTCAGCCACACATACCATCCCTTGAATATGGTTATCCGCATCCCGCATAATTGAACTCGAAAAAAGCACGGGTATCTCTTGGCCATCTTTGGAGAGATAAATGGTCTCTAAACTCTGGACAACCCCTTTCTTAATTAAATCGTCCACCCCGGCGCCCTTGAACGGTAATTCTTCTTTGGCTAAGATCTTTTCCAGCGGCTGACCGAACAGTTCTTCTTCCTGGTAACCTAAAAGGGCGCGGGTAGCGGCATTGACGGTTTGAATAATGCCGTCCGGCGAAACAACAATGAGGCTCTCGAGCATAGAGCGGATGATATTATCGGTGTATTCTTTACCTGAAATAATCTCATCTCTTGACTTATAAAGATCTCTCGTCATTTTATTGAAAGAAGCGGCCAATTCACCGATTTCATCCCTCGTCTTAACGGGCACCTTATAATTGAGGTCGCCTCCGGCCACAATTTCTGTTCCCATAACCAGCTTTTTAATAGGCCCACCTAAAAAGTATCTAATCAATAAAGCAATGACCAGAGAGGTAAGGAGGATACCCAGGGTAATTATTAATCCGGTGGTTTTCTTTGCCTCACTCAGTTTAGCCCTCATACTGTCCAGGGAAAGAACTAAATATATCTGACCGACCTCTTCGGTTTCTTTCTCTCCCGCCCCTAAAATCAACCCCTCTTCTTCCACCTCCTTAACCTTCTCAGTCAAGATAGGCGCCCTATATTCATTAATATATTTCGCCTCTTTTGCGCCTCCCTGAAACAAAATCTCCCCTTGGCTATCCTTAATCTCACAGAATATCACATCTTTTTGATCCAGAACGCCTTTAGCTATATTGGAAAGGGCTTCGGCGTCTTTAAGTAAGACCGGGTATTCGCTGCTGGTGGCTAAACTGCCCAGCAAGGCCTTGGCCCTTTCATCAAGCTCCGACAGAAGCGCCTCCCTTTCGTGGCCGACGAAATAAAGACCGAGAGCTAGGCCTAAGATAGCTACTGATAAGACAAACAGGGAAATAACCTTCTTGTCAATACCGAATCGCATCGGTCTCCTTTACACCTATTCTCTGGGGGTAAGTTATCATCTACCAAAAACCTCACTGGCTTCTTCAATAATTGCTGATGGAATTCTTATCCCCAATCTTTCCGCGGCTAACAGATTCAAGGAAAATCTTATTTTTCTCGGTCTTGAAGGTTGAATATCGGCCGGCTTTTCTCCCTCAAGTATCCTTAACGTAATCTCTCCGGCCTGCCTGCCTAACTCCTTGTAATCGCAGTCAAAAGAGATGAGCGCTCCGGCCTTAGTGTAAGATGAAGAAAGTCCGATCACTAGAAACTTTTTCCTTAGACTTTCTAGCAGGAGATACTCTATTGACTGAGGGAAATATATCTTAGAATCAGGAATCATCAGAAAACCGTCTATCTGCTGGGAAATCTCCTTAATCACTTTGGGGAACTCTTTTTCCGTATCAATTTTCTTGGTAATAAGTTGAAGTTCGAGCGCCTTACATAAGTCTAATGTTTCCCTGGATAGCGGGGTTGTTTTTGACGAATAAACCAGCCCAATGCTTTTTATATCCGGAAAGATCCTCTTAATTTCTCCCAGTTTAATCCTGGCGGAAATATCCAATGAGACCCCGGTAACATTCGGGTTAATAATTTTCCCCGGATCAAGAACCACGGAAAATACCACCGGAATGTTCTCTATCTCCTCTTTGGCTAATTTCAAGGCCTTTGTCCCTATGGTAAAAACTATATCAGGCCGTTTCTCTTTTATTCGTGAGAAAACTACTTTGGGTTCCTTTTCCTTTAATAAGTTGTATTCATCGGCCCACAAAGCCACGCCTTTTTCCTCAAGAAATTCCTTGAATCCTTGCCAGGATTGCTGGTAAGGTTCCAGATCTGATGAAAAGACAACAGACACCACTACCCGGTCAGCCGTCCGGGCTCGCTCAGACGCGTCTGTTATCTTAACCGCCCCTGCCTTCTCAGCCGCCAAGATTAAGATAAAAAATATTATCCCGCGTGATAAAATGATCATAAAGTGACACGCCCAAGAGTGGCCGAAGGCTCTCATAACTTATACCCTACTTTCAATAAAAAGTTCCGCCGGTTCTGGGGAATCTTTGTCTGCTTAAATTCTGTGCTGCACGGGTCAGCATAAGATTCATTAAAGAGGTTGTTAACCTTAGCCGTGATCTCCATATTCGGTAAGAGCCCCCGGCTAAATAGGCTGAAATTAGTAACCAGATAGGGGCTAAGCCATTCTTCCTCTTCGCTTACCGTTAGTCTTTTTCCCATATACTGAACTTCGCCGGTTAAGTAGACCCTGTCCTGAAAAAGAGGCAGACTAAGGCCGAGATTGGCCGAATTTCTGGGAGAATTAGCTAATTCCCGATGACTGCTTTCATCTTCTGTCTTCTGATAATTACAACTAAGATAGCCTTTAAGGCCATTCCATCTGCCTTTCAAGCTTAACTCAATCCCATTAGCCTTTGCCTTCCCTGTATCTTGGAACTGGAGTAGAGGTTCCTCAAAAGCCTCCTCTTCGATTTTCACCTGCGAAATTATATCAGAGAGATTGGTCCGATACAGGGAAAGACTGGCCTCTATCTTTCCCCCTATCCCTTGTTCAAAAACAAGCTCATAAGTCTTAAGTGTTTCAGGGGTAAGGTCCGGGTTAGGTTTCATGGTGGGGAAATTAGCCGGCTTAGGATAGCCGTCGTGGTAGTAGAGTTCATAAAAAGTAGGGGCACGAAAGGCGCTTCCGTAGAGCAACTTCAAGCTGCTATACTTGCCCGGATTGTAGACCACGCCGACCCGAGGATTGGTAGTTTCACCAAAGGTAGCGTAGTGGTCAATCCGGCCGCCTAAGGTAAGGGACAGATTCTCCCTTACCTTGTAGATATCCTGTAAATAAAAGGACCAGATATTCACCTGGTGTTTATCATCCAGATACTCAAAATAATACCCTGGCCCCCGTAGACCCTTCTCATAAGACCTCTGATGAATCCGGTAATGGCTCTGATATTCTCCGCCTACCACAAGTTGATTCTTCTCAGAGGCCTTCCAGTTTAATTGAACCTCTGAACCCACCCAATCAGCCCTGCTCCAATCTACTCCATCCTCTTTGTAGGGTTCTCCGGTTGCCTCGTCTTCCTTCCAGAAGATATAATCTCCATCAAAATAATAGTGATCATAGTAAATCCTGGCTAAAAGATTCTTTGTTTCATCTAACTCAGAATCATATTTCAATTCTACAAAGGAGTCTCCGTCAACCGTCTTAGAACGGGGGTCATTAAAGACTGTCTCATAAGCGCCGGTGGGGAGGCCTTTCTCCCGTTCGTTTAATCCGGCTTGAAGGCTTAGTTGGCCATAAGCCAGCTTCATAAAAAAGTCATAGGCCCCCTCCCCATCGCCATCTTCAAAAACACCATTATTGTGCTTTGGATCATTATCATCATATTCCGGGAAATAGAGGTCCTGTCCCTCACTGTCCATCCAATGGCCTGAGATAAAGACATCCACTCCGTTATCAAACATCCTTCCATAACTGAGGCCCCCCTTTTTTAACTGGTAACTTCCATAATTCCCGGCCACCTTTAGTCCATTAAGATCCGTCCCATTTTTGGTAACTGTGTTAATCACACCGAATAAGGCGTAGGTGCCATATAGGGCTGAGCCGGGACCTTTAACCACCTCAATCCTTTTTATTGAATCAATATCGATACTTAGGGGATTCTCCACGTCGCTGCCGCCATAGACAGGTTCATTTACGGTCACTCCGTCAATCATGACCAGAACTCGGCTGGAATAATCTCCAGGGATATAATATCCTCTTACGCCTAAGTGCGTATAACTTCTGTCATAAGTAACATAAAGACCCGGCACACCGCGCAAGGCCTCGCTTACGGTGGAGTAGCCGTAACGCTTAATCTCATCAGCCGTAATAACCGTCACTGAGGCCGGCGCCTCTCCGACTTTCTGCTCAAACTTTGCGGCGGCAAAGACTACCGGAATCTCTGTAAAAAGAATCTCCTCTCCCGTAATTTGGGTCAGCTCTTCCTCCTGTATCTGAGCAGCCCCAAGATTTGGCCACCACAAAAGCAAAATTGCCCAGATTAACAAATTTCGCTTCATCTTTTACCTCCCTTATTCATTTTAGAGTTACATATCTTGTTCACATTCATCATGATAGCCGCAGTTTCTTATGGTTATCATCCCTAATCGGGGGCCATATTCAAAGGTTATTCTGAGCTTCTTACTGGCATAGGCAATAAAAACCTCATTTCCTCCCACCTTGTATTTTGCCTTAACATTTGTCGCCTTATGGGTATTTAGGGCAGGATGGCGGGGGTTTGTGGAAAGAAAGGCGATCGCCTTATCAATCGCCTTTTGTTCCTTTACGGTTAGCTGTGAATAGCTTGTTAGGAATTTTATTTCAAAATTTGGTTGAAAGAGAGGTGTTAAAGAAGGCATTATAGTTGTTTCTTTAATTTTTTCAGAGCTGATTTTGGAGTTTTTGCAATAATGCCAGGGCGCATATCTTCATTTATTTCTCCTTCTTCCTGTTGCCATTTAGGACCCAGGGTTGTTGTCGGAAGACCGTCCATTCCTGGAAATTTTCTGACGGTCTGGACAGGATGCAAGATTAGGCAACCATTATCTTCAATGCATTCAAACAATGGTTCATTCTTGAATCCTGGAGGAAGTGTAATCCTTCCTCTTGAGTCTGTTTTTAGTATGACTGGTGAATTCATATATCCTCCTTCGTTAATAGTGGGTATATGGGTAAAGTAACATATTCAATGTTATCGGTCAAGTGCTTTTTGACTTTTTAGATCTCTTTTCAAATCTTCAAATGACCGCTCTCTCCAACTGAACCGAGACCAATTTGGACACCCCCGGCTCTTCCATGGTAATCCCGTAAAGGCAGTTGGCTGCTTCCATGGTCAATCGGTTATGAGTCACTACGATAAACTGGGTCTTTTTGGCAAACTCTCGCAAGAGCCGAATAAAGCGGGATATATTGGCCTCATCCAGGGCGGCATCTATTTCATCTAATAAACAGAAAGGACTGGGCTTGATCATAAAGAGGGCGAAAAGAAAGGCAATAGAGGTTAGAGACCTCTCTCCACCAGAAAGAAGAGAGATGTGGGAAAGCTTCTTGCCTTTCGGCTGGACAAAGAACTCAACTCCTGCCTCTAAAGGTTCTTCATCATCGGTCAGGAGTATCTTGGCATCACCGCCATCAAAGAGCCTCTTAAATATCTCGGAAAAGTTGTTCCTGATGGCTAAGAAGGTGGTTAAAAATTGTTCTTTGGAAGTTCGATCAATCCTGGAAATAAGTTCTCTTAGATCAGCCTGGGCCTTGACTAAATCATCCTTCTGGTTAAGTAGAAAATCCCTCCTTTTGATTAACTCTTCATACTCTCCCGGAGCAGCTAAATTCACTTCACCCAAGCCGGCTAATTTAGTCTTCAGTTCTTCAATCTCTTCCGATGGCAGATGGCAGAGTTCGGATTGGTCAGTGTTTAACTCCGCCATCCCGGGTACCCACGAAGTGGTGACGCCATCCGCCACTGGATTAGCTCCTAACTCATTTATTAACTGGCCATTAATGCTGCTGGCTTCAACCTCTACTTTAGCCCTCTCTAAGTCCAACGAGTGCAGTGCATCTTTGATCGAAAGGCCTTTTTTCCGGAGAAGATTTAGCTCGTTTTCTATTTGCCGGCAGCGCTGATCCAGGACCTTCTTTGCCTGTTCTTGTTGATCAATGGCGGCTTCTTTCCCAGATATTTCTTCCACTAAAGCCATTAACTCTTCCTGCCGCCTTAATAAGGATACCTCTTCTCTTTCTTGGGCTTCCTTTAAGTTCATTTCCCGGCCTGACAGTTCCCGGAGCGACCCTTCCAATTGTTCCTTCTCATTGTTTAAGCGGCTTATTGACTTCTCGACCTCTTGGCTTTGTTGAGTCAGGACAGCCAGACTGATCTTAGCTTGATTCAGGGATTCCCTTTTTTCCTTAAGCTCTTTTTGCCGGCGATCTAATTCTTGCTGACGCTCCCTTATTATGGCCTCTTGTTTTTTACCCTCCTGTTCTCTGGCTTCACATTGCCGAGTCAAACCCTCTCTTTGGCTGATCAAAACCTCCACCTCATGGGTTAATTCTCTTTGCTCAATGACCAGTTGATCCAGGTGAGAGATACAAGCAGTCAATAGGTTCTCTGAGGCCTCGACATCTTTATCTAAGGCCACCTTTTCCATCTCAGCCGCCTTTAGCCCGGCCTGAGTTATCCGGAGTTCTTTATCCAGTTCATCAAGCGCCGCCGCCACCTCTTTTCTTTCTTGCTCACCAATATGGAGATGACCTTTTATCTTATCAATAGCTACTTCCAGCTCATTGATTATCCGTCTTCGAGCCAGTAATCCGGTCTCCTTACTCTTACCTTTCCCCCCCTGGATCATTCCCCAGGGAGTAATGACCGTGCCGTCAAGGGTAACCAATCTACCGAGGGCGGATTGCGCACCCACTTGGTGGGTACCCGGGATGAGGAATGGTGGCTCGTCAAAGGAACAGACCGTAGAGGGCAAGAGATCTGTCGTTGGTGGTGTGAAATCGCCGATTTTACGAAACACCTCTGCTACGGGCATAGTATTCTGAATCAAAAGCACATCGGCCAATAAAAAATCCATCAGCCCTTGATACTCCGAATCTACTTTAACCAGGCCCCGCAACCACCCTATTATCCCCTCATCATTCCCCCATCGCGGGTACCCAGGAAGTGGGTGCGCCATCCGAAATCCGCCTTCCAACGGGATCTTGTCTAAGACGAATAAAGTCACCCGCCCTTTCTCTTCCAGATAATTCAAGATATTGGCTGCCTGTTCCGTGGTTTCCACCACTACCGCCTCCAGGGCTCTATCCAGAACTGCTTCCAGGGCTGTTTCATATTCGGCCGGCACAGAAATAAAATCCGCCATAAGTCCACGCACACCAGGAAAATCAGCCTTAAGCACCGCTTTTGTCCCCTCGGAATAACCGACTAATGACTTCTCTAATTCCCTAAAAGTCTTAATCTTAGCATAGCCGGCTTCAAGCTGCACTTTAAGTGAATTCACCTCCCGCTCAAGTTTACATAACTCTTCAGAAACACCCTCCCTTTCCTTTTTAAGATCAGCGATCCTTCCCCTGCTCTGCTTAATCTTGTCCTCCTTGATTTGCACCCTTTCTTTAAGACCCACTATCTTTTGAGTTAATTCCTGATGCCTGTTTCCCTCTTTAATCCGGCGTTGTAAAACAACCTCTGCTTCCCCTTTCTTTCTCTTTTCCTCTTTAGACAGATTAACCAGCTCGTGCTTGATGCCTGCCGTCTCATTAAGATAATCAATCAGGACAGACTTGGCCTCCTCTAACTGCCTTGACTCCCCGGCTATCCCCTCTTCCGCCTGGCTTAACGCTTCCTCGATTTCAGCCAGATTTAACTGGTTTTTCTGGAGCTCTTCCTTAAGCCTCTCCCCTTCCCTTTTCTGATTAAACGCTTGCTCCTCATTTTTCTTGACAGATCTCTGCAGGTATTCTATTCGAGCCTGGGTCTCCTTAGCCTTTTCTTGCCACGAAGAAAGCCTCTCTTTAGACCCAAGGATAAACTTCTCCAGTTGATGACGCTTCTCTTTATCTTCAGTTATTGATTCCCTGAATTTGAACAACAGCGACTTGCTCTTTTCTCTCCGGTCACTTTCCTCGGCTAAAGCAGCTTCCAAGCCGGTGGTGTCTTTCTCTATCTCGGCGACCTTACCCTTTAAGTGGTCAATCTTATGGACAAGCTCAGCTTCTTTCCTTTTTAGATAATGATACCTGGCCGTATTTAGCTTAATTTCTAACTCTCTTATTTTTGATTTCAGGCTTTTATACCGCTCAGCGCGCTTGACCTGTCTGGCCAGCGACTTTTCCTGCCGCTCTATTTCCGAAAGGATGTCATTTAATCTCAATAGATTCTGTTCAGCCAGGGCCAATCTGGCCCCTGCCTCTATTTTTTTATTCTGGTAAACCTTGACTCCGGCGGCCTCTTCAAAGATATGGCGTCTCTCCACAGGCTTACTTCTCAGGATGGAATCCACCCTCCCCTGCTCTATCAAAAAATACCCTGTTTCCGAAAGCCCGGTATCGAGGATGATCTCTTGAATATCTTTCAATCGGCAGGGCCGATTATTGAGGAAGTATTCCCCTTCTCCTGACCTGAAGAGTCGTCTTTTTATCTCCACCAGATTTTCGATTTCGGATGGCGCACCCACTCCGTGGGTACCCGGGATGGCAGATTGCGGATTGCCGATGGCGGATGGCAAATGGCCGATGGCGGATGGTGAATGGCCGATGGCGGATGGCGAATGGCCAATGTCGGATGACGGATTGCCAATGGCGGATGACTGATGGTAGATTTCGGATTGCGGATTGCGGATTGCGCACCCACTTCGTGGGTACCCGGGATGGCCGATGTCGGACGGTAGATGGCTGATTTCAGATGGTGAATGGCCGAGGGTGGATGGCAGATGGCCGATGGCGGATTGGCTTTTCAGCCCCACTGGACCGGCTTCATTTTGTGGTTTCGGGTTATTAAGCCGTAGGGTAACCTCGGCCATTCCAAGGCCATGACGATTAGGGGTCCCATTGAAGATGACATCAGTCATTGTCTTACTTCTGAGCCAACCAGCCACCTGCTCGCCAAGAACCCACCTTATCGCCTCCACAATATTACTCTTCCCACAGCCATTAGGCCCCACCACCGCCGTTATTCCAGGAGCGAATTCAAACCTTACCCTTTCAGCGAAGGATTTAAAACCTATAATCTCTACTTCTCTTAATAATGCAGCCATAACTTGTATTTTTAGCATATTTTAACAAAAAAGTCAACTGGATTTTTGGTAATACCGTCCACCCAGTCCACAGAAGGCCACTCGCCGCCTCTTGAGCGTGGCCCGTGGCCGAAACGACGAATCAGGCCAAAAAACATATTGACAAAGGGCAAGCAAAGATGTTATATTGAATTATCATACAGGGGGAAATATACCATGAGAATTGAGGCCAAAGGCTGGAC from bacterium carries:
- a CDS encoding response regulator translates to MVKPVEILLVEDNPGDVRLMREALDGNKVSYNLHVVKDGVEAMAFLRRKGKYADAPRPELILLDLNLPKKDGREVLAEIKADENLKRIPVIVLTTSKTEEDIFKVYDLNANCYITKPVNLEDFVKVVNTIKDFWLTCVKLPPE
- a CDS encoding AAA-like domain-containing protein, with the protein product MRFFNTAGPVRCEDHYCLPPLTRFDLAEILTLIDQKKYFVLHAPRQTGKTSTLLALMDYLNQEGKYSRLYFNVEMAQSAREDVSRGMRTILGKMASQARDFLRDPFLDDIWEDMLNKYGGEGALEEILRRWAQVSPNPLVLLIDEIDALIGDTLISVLRQLRAGYPNRPSLFPQSIVLCGVRDVRDYRLYSDREKAIITGGSAFNIKAKSLRLGNFDQAGIETLYAQHTQETGQQFASETLDMIWDLTQGQPWLVNALGYETCFEMTRGRERSQPITVEMVIEAKENLILRRETHLDQLADKLQEERVRCVIEPILAGGGKPDRLSEDDVQYVEDLGLISTRGQLRIANRIYQEVIPRALTYTTQLTISQEPSWYIRAEDGRLDADKLLVAFQQFFRQHSKHWVERFDYKEPGPQLLLQAFLQRIVNSGGRIEREYGLGHLRTDLLLIWPYPGGVQQIVIELKLVNGSLSSTIGKGLQQTWEYADRCGTDEAHLVIFDRDKSKTWEEKIFSRQETYRGKQIKIWGM
- a CDS encoding PAS domain S-box protein, coding for MRFGIDKKVISLFVLSVAILGLALGLYFVGHEREALLSELDERAKALLGSLATSSEYPVLLKDAEALSNIAKGVLDQKDVIFCEIKDSQGEILFQGGAKEAKYINEYRAPILTEKVKEVEEEGLILGAGEKETEEVGQIYLVLSLDSMRAKLSEAKKTTGLIITLGILLTSLVIALLIRYFLGGPIKKLVMGTEIVAGGDLNYKVPVKTRDEIGELAASFNKMTRDLYKSRDEIISGKEYTDNIIRSMLESLIVVSPDGIIQTVNAATRALLGYQEEELFGQPLEKILAKEELPFKGAGVDDLIKKGVVQSLETIYLSKDGQEIPVLFSSSIMRDADNHIQGMVCVAENITERKEAEDALRESESRYRLLAENVTDVIWTMDMNLRLTYISPSIARLRGYSVEEALSQRIDEILTPASFQVVMKALAEETAIENMESKDLFRSRRLELEEICKDGSTIWVETTMTFLRDQDTQPVGILGVTRDITTRKRAEEELRNYRDQLEELVENRTAELTKTNEQLQREITERQQTAVKLEQTVAELARSNVELEQFAYVASHDLQEPLRMVASYVQLLSDRYQGRLDANADEFIGYTVDGANRMKVLLDDLLAYSRVGTRDMSLEPADCSAVLEDALANLQVAIKESEAIITHDPLPTIMTDASQLVQLFQNLISNAIKFRGQEPPRIHISVKSMAEYQKRKAASKSEIKEGWVFSVRDNGIGIEPEYAERIFQIFQRLHTRAEYSGTGVGLAICKKIVERHGGRIWVESEPGKGSTFYFTMPIKA
- a CDS encoding ABC transporter substrate-binding protein, producing MIILSRGIIFFILILAAEKAGAVKITDASERARTADRVVVSVVFSSDLEPYQQSWQGFKEFLEEKGVALWADEYNLLKEKEPKVVFSRIKEKRPDIVFTIGTKALKLAKEEIENIPVVFSVVLDPGKIINPNVTGVSLDISARIKLGEIKRIFPDIKSIGLVYSSKTTPLSRETLDLCKALELQLITKKIDTEKEFPKVIKEISQQIDGFLMIPDSKIYFPQSIEYLLLESLRKKFLVIGLSSSYTKAGALISFDCDYKELGRQAGEITLRILEGEKPADIQPSRPRKIRFSLNLLAAERLGIRIPSAIIEEASEVFGR
- a CDS encoding TonB-dependent receptor, encoding MKRNLLIWAILLLWWPNLGAAQIQEEELTQITGEEILFTEIPVVFAAAKFEQKVGEAPASVTVITADEIKRYGYSTVSEALRGVPGLYVTYDRSYTHLGVRGYYIPGDYSSRVLVMIDGVTVNEPVYGGSDVENPLSIDIDSIKRIEVVKGPGSALYGTYALFGVINTVTKNGTDLNGLKVAGNYGSYQLKKGGLSYGRMFDNGVDVFISGHWMDSEGQDLYFPEYDDNDPKHNNGVFEDGDGEGAYDFFMKLAYGQLSLQAGLNEREKGLPTGAYETVFNDPRSKTVDGDSFVELKYDSELDETKNLLARIYYDHYYFDGDYIFWKEDEATGEPYKEDGVDWSRADWVGSEVQLNWKASEKNQLVVGGEYQSHYRIHQRSYEKGLRGPGYYFEYLDDKHQVNIWSFYLQDIYKVRENLSLTLGGRIDHYATFGETTNPRVGVVYNPGKYSSLKLLYGSAFRAPTFYELYYHDGYPKPANFPTMKPNPDLTPETLKTYELVFEQGIGGKIEASLSLYRTNLSDIISQVKIEEEAFEEPLLQFQDTGKAKANGIELSLKGRWNGLKGYLSCNYQKTEDESSHRELANSPRNSANLGLSLPLFQDRVYLTGEVQYMGKRLTVSEEEEWLSPYLVTNFSLFSRGLLPNMEITAKVNNLFNESYADPCSTEFKQTKIPQNRRNFLLKVGYKL